The following nucleotide sequence is from uncultured Draconibacterium sp..
CTTTCGGGCAAAGGATTTAGATTTTTCACCCACCAGAGCCATGGTAGTTCCGATGCTTTCAGAAACACTACCCAACCGGTTTTTTGTTTTTATAAACGATACGAATGATAAGGTACTAATCCATAAAAAGTATCTACTGGAACAAATTGTTGAGATTCTCACCACCAATTTTGAGCGAAACTATTACCATAATGAGTTGCTAAAACTGAATGAACACCTGGAGAATGAGGTAGAAAAAAGAACACAGGAACTGGTAATTGCTAAAGAGAAAGCAGAGGAAAGCAACCGGTTAAAATCCAGTTTCCTGCAAAATGTAAGCCACGAGATTCGTACCCCGATGAATGCTATAATGGGCTTCTCCAGTCTCCTTACCGATAATTTGGATAATAAAACAAATCTTAAAAGATTTGCCGATATTATTCATCAGCGCAGCGGCTATTTGTTAGACATTATCAATGATATCCTGGAAATTTCACAGATTGAATCAGGACATTCGAAAATAGATATTACTGACTGTAATCTGTCGGAACTTTTTATTGAGCTGAGTTCAAACCTTTCCGCACAGCAAACACAGTTAAACAAGCATAATATCAATATTCTTTTCCCCTGGGATAAGCTCGATCTGAAAAAGAAAATCCGCACCGATAAGAGGAAACTGCAACAAATTTTGCTAAACCTGATGAGTAATTCTCTAAAATTCACAAAGGAAGGAAGCATTGAGTGCGGATATACCTACGATGAGAATAGCATTGAATTTTATGTAAGAGATACAGGCTGCGGGATTCCCAAAGACAAATACAAAGCAGTTTTCGACCGGTTCAGGCAACTTGAAACCACTTCTGAAATGAACCTGCGGGGTACCGGTCTGGGACTTTCTATTGCACAAGGACTGATACAATTACTTGGAGGATCCATCTGGCTGGAATCGGAAGTTGGCAAAGGTACTACCTTCTATTTCACCATAAAAAACCATTTACCGCAAACAGTTACTCCTTCTGTGAAAGAACAAAAGCATTCTGAATCGATAAAATTTGACCACAAATCAGTTCTTATCGTTGAAGATGATCCTTTCAATAACAAATATTTGGTGGAAATCCTGAAGTCGACGAACATGAATATTAAAACGGTTGAAAACGGGAAAGATGCAATAGATATTGCTGAGAAAGAAGACTTCGACATTATATTAATGGATATAAGACTTCCGGATATTAACGGATATATTACCACCAAAAATATTTTACAACGCAAACCGGGAGTGAAAATTATCGCACAAACCGCCTATGCATCTGCCGATGATGAGATTAAATCGTATGAAGCAGGGTGTGTCGATTACATCAGTAAACCTCTAAATAGAAACAAACTCTTCAACACACTTTCCAAACATTTACAAGCATAAAAAAAAGCCCCTCATCTACACAGATGAAAGGCTTGTTTTTATTTGTCTTAGTCTTTTACACTAGTTGGATATCTTCCACAATCTCCTGCCCTTTTTTAATAGCCTCCAGGTTGAGCGGAATTAATTTGTGGTAACGTTCCGGAAGCGATTTTTCCAAACCTTTTTCCACGTTATCCAGCGAAAGGATCGGCCGAACTTTCAGGTAACTTCCAAAAACAATCATATTAAACACTTTTGGATTTCCCATTTCAACAGCCGTTTTTGTGGCTTCAACTTTAAAAATGTTGATATCCGTGCGTGTTGGCGGATGAATCACTCCATTCGGATCGTACAATAAAGTTCCACCGGGTTTCACCGCTTTTTCGAATTTGTCCATACTCTGCTGGTTCAGAATAATGGCAGTGTCAAACTCCTGCAAAATAGGCGAACTAATGCGGGTATCGCTAACAATTACAGTAACGTTGGCAGTTCCGCCACGCATTTCGGGACCGTACGACGGGAACCAGGTAACTTCCTTGTCTTCCATAATACCCGAGTAAGCAAGAATTTTACCCATTGATAGTACACCTTGTCCTCCAAATCCGGCAATTATCATTTCTTCTGTCATAATTTCAATGCTTTAATGTGTTAATGCCAAAATGCTTAACTACTAATTTTCCGAATGTTCACCTTTTACACTGTCTTTCAAATCGCCCAACGGATAATAAGGAATCATGTTCTCTTCCATCCAGTTGTTGGCATCAACCGGGCTCATTTTCCACCCCGAGTTACAGGTTGAAACCACCTCAACGAATGAAGTTCCTTTTTTATCCAGAACATTCTGAATTGCTTTTTTCAGCGATCGTTTGCATTTACGAGCTGTTGCTGCAGTGTGCACCGCCTGGCGTGTTACATACGATGTTCCGGGTAACTGAGCAATCAGATTGGTGATCTTCATCGGATAACCATTCAAATCAACATTACGTCCATAAGGAGTAGTAGCTGTAACCATTCCTTCCAGTGTTGTTGGTGCCATCTGTCCGCCGGTCATTCCGTATATTCCGTTATTAATAAAAATCACAAGAATATTCTCGCCACGGTTACAGGCATGCATTATTTCGGCTGCTCCAATCGATGCAAGGTCGCCATCGCCCTGGTAAGTAAAAACAAAATTATCAGGATTTACGCGGGCGACACCGGTTGCCACTGCAGGTGCACGACCATGCGCAGCCTCCTGCCAGTCGATATCGATATAATTGTAAGCAAAAACGGCACAACCAACAGGAGCAATACCAACGGTTTTTTCCTGAAGGCCCATTTCCTCAATCAGTTCAGCCATAATTTTATGAACTACACCATGAGAACACCCCGGGCAATAGTGCATAATATCGTCGTTTAGTAATTCCGACTTCTGATAAACCAGATTTTCCGGCTTAATTATTTCTTTAATATCCATAATCTCCTCCGGTTTAGTAACTACGTTTAACTCCATAACTCAACTCCCATGAAAATTTATCTTCTAATGCATCAACCACCTCTGTTGGTGTAGGAATAATACCTCCCATACGACCAAAATGGTTAACACGGGCATTACTGCCTGCCTCGTAAACCGACAGTTTAATATCTTCTACCATTTGTCCGGCACTCATTTCAACCGAAAGGAATCCTTTAGCTTTTCGTGCCAGTTCCTGAATGGCTTTTTTAGGGAATGGGAACAAGGTAATAGGGCGAAGCAAACCAACTTTCAGACCTTTTGCCCGGGCAATTTCCACTGCCTTTTGGCAAACACGTGCCGAAGTTCCAAATGCTACAATTACAAACTCTGCATCATCGCATTGAATGGCTTCGTAACGCACCTCCTCCTCTTCCATCTTACGGTACTTCTCCTGAAAACGACGATTGTTTTCTTCCATTTTGTCGGAATCCATTTCCAGCGAAGTAACAATATTCTTTTTGCGGCTCTTTGGTTTTCCAAGGGTTGCCCAATCGCCGCTCATTTCTGCAATTTCTTCTTTTGTCCAGCGTTGTTTTTGGTCGGCCAGTTCTACTTTTTCCATCATCTGTCCAATGGCTCCGTCGGCTAAAATCATTGCCGGATTGCGGTATTTAAAAGCGAGTTCGAAACCAAGATCAACAAAATCATTCATTTCCTGGACAGATGCAGGTGCCAGCACGATCATTTTATAATCGCCATGCCCACCACCTTTTACACTTTGGAAATAATCGGCCTGCGATGGTTGAATGGTACCTAATCCGGGGCCACCACGTTGTACGTTTACAATTAAACAAGGCAACTCCGCTCCGGCGATGTAAGAAATTCCTTCGGCCATAAGGCTAATGCCCGGGCTTGAAGAAGAAGTCATTACCTTTTTACCGGTAGCCGCAGCTCCGTACACCATATTTATCGAAGCTACTTCACTTTCGGCTTGTAGTACCGTCATTCCTGTTTCGTTCCAGGGCTGGCGGGCCATAAGTGTTTCCATCACTTCCGACTGAGGTGTTATGGGATAGCCAAAATAACCGTCGCATCCGCAGCGGATCGCAGCCTCGGCCAACACCTCGTTTCCTTTAATTAATCTTAATTCTCCCATATCTAATTTTTTAATTGTCGATTGTTGATTGATTAATCCTTCATCCTTTTAATTAATCCTTTTCTAACTGGCTTTTACACGGTATATCGTTATGCACGTATCAGGACAAACAACACCACAATTGGCGCATCCAATACAAGCATCTGGATTCTCCATATAAGAGTAATGATACCCCTTGCTGTTTACCTCTTTGTGTAATGCCAATACATCGTGCGGACAAGCTTCCACACACAGACTGCAGCCTTTGCAGCCTTCCTTATCAACAACAACTGCTCCTTTTACTTTTGCCATTTTTTCAATGATTTTGTAACAAAATTAATAATCTGAACAACGTAAAAAACCTATAAAAATCAGCTTATTAGACTTTTATAACAAGTGGTTTGAGTTCTTAATTTTTAATGGTTTTTTTCTTTCAGATTCGAATTTTATCACCGTAAATTATTTTGAGTTTCTACTCTGCTGACAAAACTATTTTATACAACATAAAATGTGTGCAACAATAGTTGCTTTCTAAATTCGGATATTGAACAATATCTATGTTTTACACCAGCAATCGCTTACTTGCGGCACCACTACCGATAAAAATTATTTACTTTTGATACCATCAGTAGCATTTAAAATTTAAACCATGAAAAAACTTTTGCTTTTCGTATTGCTTATTCCATTTTGGACATTCGCACAAAATAAAACAACTCCCCGCTCGGTAGTAAACCTGATGAAAGAAAACGTTACCTGCGATTGGGCTAAAACCACTGTTGATGTGTTTAAAGCCGGCGATCCTGATACGGAAATTAAAGGTATTGCAGTTTGTATGTTTGCCGATATGCGTA
It contains:
- a CDS encoding response regulator — protein: MTKDLNKKLLELEAKIEILELENETLSIKAEENLLLSRAFDEITHFKSVNEVIAHTLESVSILMHIPITGLFLLKDDKFICENYYALFTDKQLADIEFIISNECLNEIKSKVTCLFNNTEKQFNFRAKDLDFSPTRAMVVPMLSETLPNRFFVFINDTNDKVLIHKKYLLEQIVEILTTNFERNYYHNELLKLNEHLENEVEKRTQELVIAKEKAEESNRLKSSFLQNVSHEIRTPMNAIMGFSSLLTDNLDNKTNLKRFADIIHQRSGYLLDIINDILEISQIESGHSKIDITDCNLSELFIELSSNLSAQQTQLNKHNINILFPWDKLDLKKKIRTDKRKLQQILLNLMSNSLKFTKEGSIECGYTYDENSIEFYVRDTGCGIPKDKYKAVFDRFRQLETTSEMNLRGTGLGLSIAQGLIQLLGGSIWLESEVGKGTTFYFTIKNHLPQTVTPSVKEQKHSESIKFDHKSVLIVEDDPFNNKYLVEILKSTNMNIKTVENGKDAIDIAEKEDFDIILMDIRLPDINGYITTKNILQRKPGVKIIAQTAYASADDEIKSYEAGCVDYISKPLNRNKLFNTLSKHLQA
- a CDS encoding 2-oxoacid:acceptor oxidoreductase family protein, producing MTEEMIIAGFGGQGVLSMGKILAYSGIMEDKEVTWFPSYGPEMRGGTANVTVIVSDTRISSPILQEFDTAIILNQQSMDKFEKAVKPGGTLLYDPNGVIHPPTRTDINIFKVEATKTAVEMGNPKVFNMIVFGSYLKVRPILSLDNVEKGLEKSLPERYHKLIPLNLEAIKKGQEIVEDIQLV
- a CDS encoding thiamine pyrophosphate-dependent enzyme; translated protein: MDIKEIIKPENLVYQKSELLNDDIMHYCPGCSHGVVHKIMAELIEEMGLQEKTVGIAPVGCAVFAYNYIDIDWQEAAHGRAPAVATGVARVNPDNFVFTYQGDGDLASIGAAEIMHACNRGENILVIFINNGIYGMTGGQMAPTTLEGMVTATTPYGRNVDLNGYPMKITNLIAQLPGTSYVTRQAVHTAATARKCKRSLKKAIQNVLDKKGTSFVEVVSTCNSGWKMSPVDANNWMEENMIPYYPLGDLKDSVKGEHSEN
- a CDS encoding 3-methyl-2-oxobutanoate dehydrogenase subunit VorB; its protein translation is MGELRLIKGNEVLAEAAIRCGCDGYFGYPITPQSEVMETLMARQPWNETGMTVLQAESEVASINMVYGAAATGKKVMTSSSSPGISLMAEGISYIAGAELPCLIVNVQRGGPGLGTIQPSQADYFQSVKGGGHGDYKMIVLAPASVQEMNDFVDLGFELAFKYRNPAMILADGAIGQMMEKVELADQKQRWTKEEIAEMSGDWATLGKPKSRKKNIVTSLEMDSDKMEENNRRFQEKYRKMEEEEVRYEAIQCDDAEFVIVAFGTSARVCQKAVEIARAKGLKVGLLRPITLFPFPKKAIQELARKAKGFLSVEMSAGQMVEDIKLSVYEAGSNARVNHFGRMGGIIPTPTEVVDALEDKFSWELSYGVKRSY
- a CDS encoding 4Fe-4S binding protein; this encodes MAKVKGAVVVDKEGCKGCSLCVEACPHDVLALHKEVNSKGYHYSYMENPDACIGCANCGVVCPDTCITIYRVKAS